A window from Raphanus sativus cultivar WK10039 unplaced genomic scaffold, ASM80110v3 Scaffold1380, whole genome shotgun sequence encodes these proteins:
- the LOC108829075 gene encoding probable glucan endo-1,3-beta-glucosidase At4g16260: MSPLIPLILLLALFATIFSPTSGEPVGVCYGMMGNNLPSKPDTIALFRQNNIRRVRLYDPNPEALNALKNTGIEVMVGVPNSDLPSLTNPSSARAWLQNNVLNHYPAVNFKYIVVGNEVVPSNGGRDVLFAMSYIYDAVCGANLQNTIKVSTAVDMTLIGKSFPPSAGEFRGDVRWYIDPIIKFLANTNSVLLANIYPYFSYIGNPRDISLSYALFTSPNVIVWDGSRGYQNLFDALLDVVYSAVERSGGGSVPVVVSESGWPSNGGNAASFDNARAYYTGLAARVRENRGTPKKPGRGVETYLFAMFDENQKNPEYEKNFGLFFPNKQPKFQMAFAGVREGTAVEKVVYETSVTV; the protein is encoded by the exons ATGTCACCACTGATCCCAttgattcttcttcttgctctcttCGCAACTATCTTCAGTCCAACaa GTGGAGAACCCGTAGGTGTATGTTATGGAATGATGGGGAACAACCTTCCTTCTAAACCAGACACCATCGCTCTCTTCAGACAGAACAACATCCGAAGAGTCCGTCTCTACGACCCAAACCCAGAAGCTTTAAACGCTCTTAAAAACACCGGCATCGAAGTCATGGTCGGCGTCCCAAACTCCGATCTCCCTTCACTCACTAACCCTTCATCAGCTAGAGCGTGGCTCCAAAACAACGTTCTTAACCATTATCCCGCCGTTAACTTCAAGTACATCGTCGTCGGTAACGAAGTTGTTCCGTCCAACGGCGGCCGCGATGTGCTCTTTGCGATGAGTTACATTTACGATGCTGTTTGCGGTGCGAATCTTCAAAATACGATCAAAGTCTCAACCGCGGTTGATATGACTTTGATTGGAAAGTCTTTTCCTCCTTCCGCTGGAGAGTTTCGTGGTGACGTTAGGTGGTATATCGATCCCATCATCAA GTTCTTGGCAAATACGAACTCGGTGTTACTGGCCAACATCTACCCTTACTTCAGCTACATCGGCAACCCACGAGACATCTCGCTCTCCTACGCTCTCTTCACCTCTCCTAACGTCATAGTCTGGGATGGATCTCGCGGCTACCAGAACCTCTTCGACGCCCTGCTCGATGTTGTTTACTCTGCTGTAGAACGTTCAGGCGGTGGATCTGTTCCCGTTGTCGTTTCCGAAAGCGGATGGCCTTCAAACGGAGGAAACGCTGCGAGTTTCGATAACGCGCGAGCGTATTACACAGGCCTGGCGGCACGTGTGAGAGAGAACAGAGGGA CGCCTAAGAAGCCTGGGAGAGGTGTGGAGACGTATTTGTTCGCCATGTTCGATGAAAATCAAAAGAATCCTGAGTACGAGAAGAACTTCGGTTTGTTTTTCCCTAATAAACAGCCAAAGTTTCAGATGGCATTCGCTGGCGTGAGGGAGGGTACGGCGGTTGAGAAAGTTGTATATGAGACTTCTGTGACTGTTTGA